A window of Acetomicrobium sp. S15 = DSM 107314 genomic DNA:
AACCAATTGTGGGTGGCAGACCTAACCTATGTCGATGTACGCAGTGGGTTTGTATATGCTGCATTCGTCATAGACATATTGCTGAGATTCATCGTAGGTTGGCGAATTCTTGAGGTCTTTAAAGACGGACCTCGTACTCGATGCCTTAGAACAGGCTCTATATGCCCGGAGGGATACGAAAGGGTTGGTTCACCTCAAGCGACCATGGTCTTTAATACCTTTCCATACGCTATACGCAAAGGCTGCGCTAAGCAGGGATAGAGCCATCCGTGGGCAGTGCAAGCGATCCTTACGACAATGCCTTGGCTTAAATCCGTAATCGGTCTTAGTAAGACCTGAGGTCATCGCGAGAGCGCAGGCCGTGGCATAACCTTGAGTGACGTCGAGTTTGCCACATTGGAGTGGGTGAATTGGTTTAATAACAGCAGGCTTCTTGGAGCTATAGGAAATATTCCGCACCTCAAGCTTCGAGGAAAAGTATTACAATCTCCAGGAGATCCCAGCCGTTGTGGCTGGACTCAAATAAACGGGCCTTTCGGAAAAGCCGGGGCGGTTCAGATCGTTTATAATTTGAATCTAAAGGTAACAATGGTATCGAGGGGTGAAGAAACGGCTATGTTGAAGAACAATGGTGCAGAAGAAATGGGTGTTTTAGCCAAACTTCCTGCCCTTGCGAAAACCTCACCGACCCAGCAAAAGCGCGTTTGTGATTTCATTTTAAGCAATTTTACTCAGGCGGCTTTTATGACAGTAGCACAAATAGCAGAGGCCTCGAAAGCAAGCCCTGCAACGGTGGTGCGCACAGCGTATCGCTTAGGCTATAAGGGCTTTCGCTCTCTTCAGGAAGATCTAAAGAAGTTAGTTCTCTCTACAACTTCTCCATCTTGGCGACAATTAGAGGAATCATGGACTAGGGATGGAGGCAAAGATGTGTTGTTCGATGTCGTTGCGGAGAATCGCAAGAGCATACAAGAGATCCTAACGCCTCGTTTTCGAGAGAGTTACGCTAAAGTCATCGCGATTTTAGACGAAGCCAGCAGGATATTCATCGCGGGCTTCAGGACCACAAAGGGAATCTCCCTTTTGTTTTATTCCCTTTTGCATCAATTCCATTCTTCGGTAACGTTGGTTGGAGCATCGGGTCCAGAGAGCATGTTCGAAGATCTTTTGGACATGCAGTATGGGGACGTCTTGTTTTCGATTCTCTTAGGGCCTCGATATGCCACTCACACGGTGGATGCCACCAGGTTTGTCTGGGA
This region includes:
- a CDS encoding MurR/RpiR family transcriptional regulator: MGVLAKLPALAKTSPTQQKRVCDFILSNFTQAAFMTVAQIAEASKASPATVVRTAYRLGYKGFRSLQEDLKKLVLSTTSPSWRQLEESWTRDGGKDVLFDVVAENRKSIQEILTPRFRESYAKVIAILDEASRIFIAGFRTTKGISLLFYSLLHQFHSSVTLVGASGPESMFEDLLDMQYGDVLFSILLGPRYATHTVDATRFVWEKGLPTIVLTNQLSCPAVSFATEVLIAPPCGSHYSVASTITILEAIVVELGRKDYQKAVGKLNYLRDLLAKYKITTI